GGCCGGCCACGATGCGGGCGTTGGGGAAGCGCTTGCGCACCGGGGCGCGGCAGGGGGAGGCCAGATCGATGCAGACCAGTTCGACCTCCTGCTTGCCCTCCAGGCGCTGGAAACAGGCGTCGAGGCTGGCCTCCGAGCGGCCGGGCACGACGTCGAAGACCTTGTGCGGGCCCGGGTGGCACAGCGTGGCGGCGTAGCCGAGGCTGCGCGTGAAGAAGCGCTCGTCCAGGCCGAGGTATTTCGGACAGCGGACCGGCTGCCACTGGGCCGCCTGGCGGCGGAGTCCGTGCTGGAAGTAGCGCTGGACGGTGGCCGCGCCGATTCCCTCCCGCCGCGCCAGCCGGCTGCGGTTGATGCCGTCCAGATGCTGCTGGAAGATGGCCCGGTGGAAGGCTTCGCTGGCCCGCTGCCAGGGCAGGAAGCCGGGCAGCGGCTGGCGGAAGTGCCGCCCGCAGGCCAGACACTGAGCCTTGGGCCCCTCCGCCTCCAGCTGGCAATGGCGCCGGCCCCAGTCCTCGTGCCGCACCGATCGCCGCACCCATCCCCTGCTCCGCAGCAGGGTCCCGCCGCAATGCGGACACGCCCGCGGGCCCACATACCAGGCGCGAATCCTCACTCCGCGCGGCGCCCGTTCGATCGCGATGACCTGATCGCCGGGCAGGCCTGAGAAGATCTCAGAGCAGGTCAAAACAATACCTTCCAGGTTTGTTTTACCAGCCTGGATCCCGCGCCCGCCCCCGTTCTTGATGAAGAGCCCGGCCCTCATCTTTGCCAGCCGTCCTTTCCCGCTGCCGGGAATTCCGGAGTCAACCGTATCCCCCGGACGACGTCCTGCCCCGGTTGATTGCCGCGCGAGCGCGTTCACACATTCACACTGGCGTCCGCCGCGACCAAACCAGGAGACGGCGTGGACCGCGCGTCCGGAAATGTTCGCCGCATACTGAATCGCTTTCAGCCGGCGGAGGCGTCAGACTTCCGCGCCGTAGTCACTGAGGTGGCTCTCGCCGGGACCATCGACCGGGTGCATCGCGCATGCATGGAAACGCCGAAGCGGCTGGGTGACACTCGCGCCGATCGTCGATTCGGGGCTGGAGCGAAGGGGATTTCGCTGCCGGATTCAAAGGGGGGAACAGGGCACGGCTGGGATGAAGCCCTCGCGCAAGCGCGAGGAGGAACCCGCAGGGGGGGACGGCGGCTGGGTCGCGCCTGCGGCGCCATGTTGAGGGATAGAAGGGTTCGGGGGTTGGGTAACCGCTCACTCGCAGCCCTTCGGGCTGATCCCTCGCGGCTCACAACCCGCTGTGAATCGGCGCAGCGGTTCGGGGTCGAAGATCGTGCGCATCGCGTTCAGGGACAGCGCCGGGGAATCGCGGACGCGGCGGGATGCAGCCCTCGCGCAAGCGCGAGGGGAAACCCGGGGGATGGCGCGTGGGGCAAGGTTGAAAACCGCCCGCTCTCGGGCGCTTCGCGCCCTTCGCTCGCGGCGCCGAACCCGTCGTGATTTTCATCCATGCAGATGTCCCGCAGGCTCAAGGGGGGCTCCCTCGCGGGTCAGAATCCGCTGCGAGCCCGCGAGGATTTTTCTGCGCGCCCGCTTGCGGGGCTGATGGCGATCCGGGGCGCGGCAAGGCTGATGCAGGGGTTCACTCGAAGCGGTAGCGGGCGCGGCCTTCGTGCTCGTGGGCGATCCCCCGCTTCGTGCCCCGGACGAACTCGGCGATGTGGCGCGCATAGGGCGAGTCGATCTCGCGCTCGATTCTTTCAAGGGCGTCCTTCAGCTTCAGCTTCGAGCGGTAGAGGAGGCGGTAAGCCTGTTTGATGGCGCTGATGTCCTGGCTCGTGAACCCGGCGCGGCGTAGACCCACGACGTTGAGCCCCACAGGGCTCGCGTAGACGCCGCTGTAAAGGAAGAACGGCGGCAGGTCCTGATTGACGCGAACGCCGCCGCCGATCATCGCGAGCCGCCCGATTCTGCAGTACTGATGCACCACCACGCAGCCGCTGACAAAGGCCTGATCCTCCACGGTCACATGTCCGGCGATGAGCGCGCAGCTCGCGATCACTGTGTTGTTGCCGACCACGGAATTGTGGGCGATGTGGCCGGAGCTCATGATGAAATTGCCGTCGCCCACGCGCGTGACGCTCTCCGGGGCGGTGCCGCGGCTGATGGTGAAGTGCTCGCGGATCCTGTTGCCGTTGCCGATGATGAGATAGCTGCGCTCGCCGGTGAAATTCTTGTCGAACGGATCGGTGCCGAGCGCGGCGCCCGCGCTGATCTCGTTGTCGTCTCCGATCGTCGTCCAGCGTTTCACAAAGACATAGGGCTCGAGGATGCAGCGCGCGCCGATGACGACGTCGGACTCGATGACGCAGAATTCGCCAATCCGGGTCTGCGGTCCGATCACGGCATCAGGATGCACTTTCGCCGTGGGAGCGACATAAGCGGATGGATCAACAGGCATACACTGGGTATGATACCGGCCGCCGCCGGAGAAACGAGGCCCATGAGAGTCAGAGAAATCGCCGAACGGCTCGGGTTCACGTGGGAAGGCGACGGCGAGCGCGAAGTGCTGCGCGTCGCCCCGCTGGACTCGGCGGGCTCGGGGGAGCTGGCCTTTGCGAACAGCCGGCGCGCGCTGCGCGAGGCGCAGTCATCGGCAGCGGGCTGCCTGCTGGTGCCGCTGGACTTTCCCAACCCTGGCGGCCGAACGATCATCCGCTGCAAAGACCCGCGCGCCGCCTGCGCGAAAGTCATCCCGTGGCTTCATCCCGTTCCGGAGCCGCCCCGAGGCATTCATCCGGCGGCGCTGATCGGGGCTGACTGCGTGATCGGCGACGGCGTGTCCATCGGCCCGCTCTGCGTGATCGGGGACGGCGTGCGGATCGGCGCGGGAAGCACGCTGTATCCGGGGGTGCACATCTATCCGGGCGTGGAGATCGGCCAGCGGGTGATGATCCATTCGGGCGCAGTGATCGGGGCGGACGGCTTCGGCTTCGTGTTCGAAAACGGCCGCTACGAAAAGTTCCCGCAGGTCGGACGCGTGGTGATCGGCGACGACGTGGAAATCGGCGCCAACTGCACGATCGACCGCGCGGCGCTTGGCGTGACGTCCATCGGAGACGGAACGAAGCTCGACAACCTGGTGCACATCGCGCACAACTGCCGCATCGGCCGGCACGTGGTGATCGCCGCGCAGACCGGTCTGGCCGGCGGAACAGTGATCGAAGACTACGCCGTGATCGGGGGCCAGGTGGGGATGGGCGACAATGTGACGGTGAAGTCGGGCGCGGTGGTCGGCTCTGGAGCGGGCATTCTCAGCTCGAAGGTCCTGCGCGGAGGCGGCGAAGTGTGGTGGGGCACGCCGGCGCGTCCGCTGAAGGAATACCTGGAAACGCTCGCCAATGTGGGCCGGCTCCCGCAGCTGCGGCGCGAAGTGGAGGAACTCCGGCGCCGCCTGGAAGAGCTCGAAAAACAGCGCGGCGCATGAGGATCATCGTCGGCGGCACGGGCCGCAAGACGGGCAAGACCACGCTTGTCTGCCGCATTGTGGCGCTGAGTCCCGAACGGCGGTGGACGGCGGTGAAGATCTCCCACCACCGGCCGGAGAGCGGGGCCGCGTACGAACTGATCGAGGAGCGCGAGCCCGGCCCCTCGGGCGATACGCGGCGGTATCTGGCCGCGGGCGCGGCGCGGGCATTCTGGATGCGGGGCGATTTCGAGCAGGGCCTGCCCGCGCTGCGCGCGCTGCTTGGCCAGGAGGAAAACTGGATCGTCGAATCGAGCCGCGCGGCGCGGCATCTGGAAGCGGATCTCGTGCTCACGGCAGGCGGGGAGCCGGCGCCGGACGACGCCGCTTTACTGGCCCTGCTCGGCGGCGCGCAGGCGCAACGTGAGCGACAACCGCTGGAGTGACTCCTGCGCCTCGACATGCAGCGCGCCGCCGGCCGCATGCAGAAAGCGTCCGAGGAAACCGCACTCCGATGCAGCGCGCAGCGCGCGCGCCGCATCGAGGGCGTCGTCGCATCCATCAGCCCAGACGAGCACGGAGACGCCGTCCTGCCCGCCCTGCACGCCGGCATGAATGAGCCCGTGGCAGCCGGCCACGTCCCGGAAGAACGCCACCGCATGCTCGAGCATCCGGGGCAGGGAGTCGGGCGCCTGCACCCGCCCTTCGCACTCCAGCTGGAGGTCGAGAACGGATTCTTCTTCCGCGAGCAGCCGCCTGCCCAGATGGCCGAGGATTTCGCCGATGGACTGCGTCCGCTGCGCAGCCGGACGGAAGACGGCGCAGAGCATGGCATCGTCGAGCAGCCAGTTGGCGTGCTGCACCATTGCGCGGAGGCGGCGGCAATGGGGGATCAAATCGGGCCGGACCTGGCTGACGACCATGTCGATGTAATAGGCGGCGGACTCGATCGCCGACAGCGGCTGCCGCAGCTCGTGCGTGAGGTGATGAATCAGGGCAGCGGCGGATGGTTCAGCGATCTCGGCATGTCCGGGCGACGCGGATTCCGCGGGCAGCATCTCGCCTCCCCCAGCAGAATAGCACCGGCGGTCAGCGCCCGTGTTCGCGCGAGTGGCGCTCGTCGTGATCTTCGGCAGCCTCGAGGTGCGTGATCATCTCCAGCGGTTTGCCGAATCCGTTTTCCAGCGCCTCCTCGATCAGCGTGGCGGTGTGATGGGCGCTGCCGAGGCTGGTGGCGTAAGGGAAGATGAGGTGCGCTTCGACGAGGAAACGCCCGCCGGTTTCCCGCAGCCGGAGGCCGTGATACTCGATGCCGTGCTGCTTTGTGAGATTCTCCAGAGCCACGCGGAGTTGCGCCTCCACTGCCGGGTCGGCGTAGTCCAGCAGCCCCTGCGCGCTGCGCCAGACCAGCCGCGCGCCGGACCAGAGGATCTGCAGCGCCACGAAGATGGCCACGATGGGATCGAAGGGCTTCCAGCCGGTGAGGATCACGAGCGCGACGCCTGCAAACGCGGCCACGCTCGTGATGCAGTCCGTCAGCACGTGCTTGCCGTTCGCTTCGAGAATCAGCGAATGATGCCTGCGCCCGGTGCGGATCAGATACCAGCCGAGAGCGCCATTGATGAGCCCGAGCGCGAGGGTGATGCCTGCGCCCAGTGTCAGCCGCTGCAGGGGGAGTCCCTGCCGCCACTGATAGATCGCGGTCACGATGATGGAGACCGCGGCCGCGGCGATCAGAGCGCCCTCGAAGCCCGCGGAAAAAAACGCGATGCGGTCGAGGCCGTAATGATACCGCCCGCCGGCGGGACGCCGGCTGAGGCGCAGCGCGAAAGCGGCGAAGCCGACAGCCGCGACATGCACGACGCTTTCGATCGCGTCGGAGAAGATGGACGAGGAGTTGGTCAGAAGCCACGCCGCCGTCTTGCCCGCGAGCATCAGCACGCCCACGGTGAGCGACAGCCGCATGGCCAGCGCGGGCGCCTTGCCGTCGTGCGTGTGGCTCACAAGGAGGATTCTAGCCGAGCCGATTGTATGCGGGCGCTACTTTTTCCATGAGATCGACAGCCCTTGCGGGGAGCCGGCGAGGAACTCGGTGCGGACGGCAGGGTCGTTCTGGATGCGCTCGAGAAACGGCCGCAGGGCGAATGCCGCGTTGCGCGTGTTGTGAGCCAGGATGGCGCCGCCGCGGCGCACTTTCGGCAGCACGAGCTCGTAGTAGCGCAGGTAGTCCGGCTTCCAGGCGTCGATGAGCACGATGTCGAACGGTCCGTCGATGCGCGCCACTTCGGTCAATGCATTCGCCAGCCGGGCTTCGACGACGCCGCTGAGCCCCATCGCGGCGAAGTTCTTCAATGCGGCGGCGTGGCGCTCCGGATCGATTTCGAGCGTGATGAGGCGGCCGCCGGTTTTCTTCAGCGCCATGGCGAACCATCCGCCGGAGTAGCCCGTCGAGGTGCCGATTTCGAGCACGCGCTGCGCCTTCAGTTCCAGAGCCAGCCTGTAGAAGAACCGCCCGTCTTCAGGGTCGACGCTCATGTTGCGGCGCGCGTCCTTGCGCATGGACTCGAGGACGGCGCGCGCGCGTTCTTCTGAGTAGGGATCGGAGAGGAGCGCGATCAGCAGCAGCGGAATCATCCGGAAAGCAGGGTCTGGCCCTGCTTTCTACGTTATCAGCCCCAGGCGTCGATGCCGCCGCGCAGGTTGTAGACTTCACGGAAGCCCATCTGGCGGAG
This DNA window, taken from Bryobacteraceae bacterium, encodes the following:
- the lpxD gene encoding UDP-3-O-acylglucosamine N-acyltransferase, which produces MRVREIAERLGFTWEGDGEREVLRVAPLDSAGSGELAFANSRRALREAQSSAAGCLLVPLDFPNPGGRTIIRCKDPRAACAKVIPWLHPVPEPPRGIHPAALIGADCVIGDGVSIGPLCVIGDGVRIGAGSTLYPGVHIYPGVEIGQRVMIHSGAVIGADGFGFVFENGRYEKFPQVGRVVIGDDVEIGANCTIDRAALGVTSIGDGTKLDNLVHIAHNCRIGRHVVIAAQTGLAGGTVIEDYAVIGGQVGMGDNVTVKSGAVVGSGAGILSSKVLRGGGEVWWGTPARPLKEYLETLANVGRLPQLRREVEELRRRLEELEKQRGA
- the lpxA gene encoding acyl-[acyl-carrier-protein]--UDP-N-acetylglucosamine O-acyltransferase — its product is MPVDPSAYVAPTAKVHPDAVIGPQTRIGEFCVIESDVVIGARCILEPYVFVKRWTTIGDDNEISAGAALGTDPFDKNFTGERSYLIIGNGNRIREHFTISRGTAPESVTRVGDGNFIMSSGHIAHNSVVGNNTVIASCALIAGHVTVEDQAFVSGCVVVHQYCRIGRLAMIGGGVRVNQDLPPFFLYSGVYASPVGLNVVGLRRAGFTSQDISAIKQAYRLLYRSKLKLKDALERIEREIDSPYARHIAEFVRGTKRGIAHEHEGRARYRFE
- a CDS encoding cation transporter → MSHTHDGKAPALAMRLSLTVGVLMLAGKTAAWLLTNSSSIFSDAIESVVHVAAVGFAAFALRLSRRPAGGRYHYGLDRIAFFSAGFEGALIAAAAVSIIVTAIYQWRQGLPLQRLTLGAGITLALGLINGALGWYLIRTGRRHHSLILEANGKHVLTDCITSVAAFAGVALVILTGWKPFDPIVAIFVALQILWSGARLVWRSAQGLLDYADPAVEAQLRVALENLTKQHGIEYHGLRLRETGGRFLVEAHLIFPYATSLGSAHHTATLIEEALENGFGKPLEMITHLEAAEDHDERHSREHGR